The nucleotide sequence ACTTATGACCGAAAAATATGTTTCTAGTACCTATAACACTGCAATATTTGAATTTAGGGATACCAATGTTCGTGATATATTAAATCATATCCAAAAGGAAGAGCAAAAACACGGTGAAGCCATATTTAAATATATGGAAAGTAAAGGTTTATATAACGTACAGTAATTAAAATAATGGCATAGAAGGCTGTAAAGTTTTCCATGCCATTATTTTAATTTTCATTTTGAATTATTTTTTATAATTAAACATATAATTAATTATTAGATAGTGTGCAAGGTGGGGGTATCATGTCAAAGAATGAATTTTTTACATTTACAGAATATATGAAAAAAGATGAAAATCTTCTATCCCCTTCAGGAGAAGATTACATGGAGATGATATATAGACTTTCCATGAAAACTGGCTTTACAAGGGTTAATAACTTGGCTTCAGCATTAAACGTACAACCTCCTTCCGTTACAAAAATGCTGCATAAGCTGGCTAATTTAAAATTAATAAAATACGAAAAATATGGAGTAATTATGCTAGAGAAAGCTGGAACAGAATTAGGAAAATCATTATTAAACCGACATAATATAATTGAACAGTTTCTCAAATTATTAAGTATAAATGATGGTGTTTTGGAAGAAACTGAAAAAATAGAACATACCATTAATGCTGAAATTTTATGTGGAATGAATGATTTAGTTGATTTTTTTGCAGCATATCCTGATTTTTTTAAAAAATTCAATGAGTTTAGGAAACCAAAGTCTTATCCTTAAAGCATAAAACAAAGGACTAGAAATTATTTTTTAATCTCTAGTCCTTTATTTTTATAGCTTAAATTTTTTAACCTCATTCATCATTTCTCTTGTTCTATCATTAAGATTAGCTGCTGATTTTGCAACTGTACTTGATGATGTATTCATTTCCTGTGAAGAAGCTGATATTTCCTCTGATGCAGCAGATGTTTCCTCTGAAATAGCTGCTGTAGCCTCAACCTTATTACTTATTATATCTTTATTATTATTTAAATCCACTACTGCCCTGTTTATCTGATTAATTTTAGGAATAACCTCATTTATAGATGTTACTATACCTGTAAATGATTCTAACGCATTATCCACAACAGATATTTGATTTTCCAAATCATTTCCTACCTTAGATGTAGTAGTTACCATGCTTTTATTCTCATTATACACTTCACCTACTAAACCTGATATTTTTTCAGCAGATTGTCCCGCTTGTTCCGCAAGCTTTCTTATCTCATCAGAAACAACTGAAAATCCCTTACCTGCTTCGCCTGCTCTTGCTGCTTCAATGGCTGCATTAAGTGCTAATAAATTAGTCTGCTCAGCTATTGAATTAATAAAATCTGTTATTTCGTTTATATTTTTTATATGTTCACTTGATTGTACAATTTTCACTTCAAAATCTTTAAATGTATTTGTTACTTCTTTTATAGAAGTTGCAAGTTTATTCATCTTTATCCAACTATCTTTTGCCAAATCTATAATATTTTTTGAATTTACATCAACATCATTTACTTCAGCTGTAATCTCATCAAGACTGCTTACAAATTCATTTATAGTCTCAGTTATATCTGACATTTCTTCTGCTTGTGATGTTGCTCCTTTTGTCACCTCTCCTACCGCAAGTGTAACTGCTTCTGCTGAAGAATTCATCTCCTCTGCTATAGAAGATAGGCTCTCTGAATCTTCACTAATTTTATTTGAATTCTCTACTACAGCCCTTAACATACCTTTTATTGATTTTTGCATATTATCTATAGCTTGAACCATTACTCCTATTTCATCCTTCATACCAATATGCTCTTTTGATACTTCTACCGTAAAATCACCATTTGATATTGGAACTATATAGTCTGTTGCAACTTTTATTCGTTTTGCTAAATTGTTTGCTACAAGATATACAATTAAGAATGCTAATGCTAAAAATAGAACAGCTAATCCAGCTGTATACTTTTGTAATTTTGATAACTGATTATCCATCTCACTTTGCTCAACTATGACTGCTAACGACCACGTTGTATTTTTAATTGGCGCAAAAGCTGCAAATTTTTTATTTCCACCATAGGTATAATACCCCGAACCAGTTTTTCCTTGAGCCATATTTCTTTCAATACTAACAAGTTCCTCTAATGACGGATTCTTTTTTACATTCACAAAATCATTATCCTGCTTAGCTACTAATGTTTTATTATAATTAGCTATTTTAACCCCTGTATTGTCTATAGCAAATACTCTTCCTGTACTACCAAATTTAACTTCATCTGCTATTGAACTTATGATATTACCATCATTTATAGCTACTAATATTCCAGTAATATTACCATTTTGCCTTATAGGTGCTGCAAAACATACTTCTAAGTTTTTTTCTATTTTCCCTATAATGGGATTTGAAACAGCTATTTCTCCTGATAAAGCCTTTTTAAAATATTCTCTATTCGCAATATTGGTTGACGTTAAATTATTATATTTAACATTCCCGTTTAAATCTGCAATTCCAATTTTAATAAATTTATATCTCTTATTCTCATCGTTAAGAACTGCGAGCTTTTCATCTAATGACTTATCACTATTATTTATTACACTGTTAAAGGTTATTTGTTCAACCATATTCTTTTTATCATCAACTTTTGCTGAAATATAGCTTGCCGCCGATTTTGCAATTTGAGGCATTATACTTTCATTGTTATTTCTAAGTGCATTTGATGAAAGCATGCCTGCCAATATTCCCATACCAACTATAACTACAATAATCAAAGTTTCAATCATTAATAGTATTTTACCTTTTATACTCTTCATTATTTACCTCCTGCTTTCACATCCAAGTGTATACACCGAATTTTCTAATATTGTATTTTCGATCATTTTCTTCATTTTTCGTATATTTGTGACATCACGTACTTTTTTTATCGTTTATTCTTAAGAATACCTTACATGTAATTTTATAATAACATATTTATATTTTTCAAACCTTTATAATATAAAAGTATAATATAACTATTTCAATTTCTTTTCAGTTTTATAATCTACTATCCCATTAGTAAAAGTTATGTTCATACTAGATCCATCAGAATTTACCCATTGATACATCTTACTATTACTCCCCATCAAATTTGTTTCAGATAATAACTCTCCTTTTCCAACTAAGTTCTTTACCTTTTCATAACTCATACCTCTACTTATTTTTTTATATTTGACTCTGCTAATGTTTGCATTAATTTTTTCTAAACCAATTTCAATCTTGCTAACCACATAATTATTTTTAGTAATGACTACTATATAGCTGTCATCGCTATTTTTCCATTGATGATTCATCAATTCCCTTTTATCATTAATTTGTCCTGTCTTTTCACTTACCCCTAATATATTTTCTACACTTTTATAGTTCATTCCCATATTTATTCTTAAAAACTTCTTCATACTATATTTTTTATCCTTCACAGAATTCTTCATGTGGTGGCTTAAAGCCTTTCCCTTAGCAGCATAAGCAGCAGCGTTTTCTTTATTCAATTTAATAACTCCAACACTTACTAAAGCAAAAAACATAGTAATTGAAAATATTATTTTCATCTTACTTTTCATTTTAAACACCCCCATTTTATAGGGTATTAAATAATAATGGATATCATTCCTCTGTTTTTATCAAATAAATTAAAAGGATTTCTAAAATGATTTAACTTCATCCTAGAAATCCTTTTAATTTATTTATTATTTCTTTCGTATAATATCGGCTGTATCTTTCCATATATGTCACTTGCTATAGCATTCATTCCCTTGTCGTTAGGATTAAACTCATCACTTACACCATAATAAGTTTTTTCTCCCGAAGGACCTATATTGGTTTTATCCGACCATATTGGTTTTAAATTAACTACAGGTATATTTCTTTTTTGCCCTACACTATTTATTACCTGATCATAATTTTCTCCATAATTAACATTCCAAGTTGTCATTAAAACTATAATTGG is from Clostridium acetobutylicum ATCC 824 and encodes:
- a CDS encoding iron dependent repressor, metal binding and dimerization domain protein; translated protein: MSKNEFFTFTEYMKKDENLLSPSGEDYMEMIYRLSMKTGFTRVNNLASALNVQPPSVTKMLHKLANLKLIKYEKYGVIMLEKAGTELGKSLLNRHNIIEQFLKLLSINDGVLEETEKIEHTINAEILCGMNDLVDFFAAYPDFFKKFNEFRKPKSYP
- a CDS encoding methyl-accepting chemotaxis protein, translated to MKSIKGKILLMIETLIIVVIVGMGILAGMLSSNALRNNNESIMPQIAKSAASYISAKVDDKKNMVEQITFNSVINNSDKSLDEKLAVLNDENKRYKFIKIGIADLNGNVKYNNLTSTNIANREYFKKALSGEIAVSNPIIGKIEKNLEVCFAAPIRQNGNITGILVAINDGNIISSIADEVKFGSTGRVFAIDNTGVKIANYNKTLVAKQDNDFVNVKKNPSLEELVSIERNMAQGKTGSGYYTYGGNKKFAAFAPIKNTTWSLAVIVEQSEMDNQLSKLQKYTAGLAVLFLALAFLIVYLVANNLAKRIKVATDYIVPISNGDFTVEVSKEHIGMKDEIGVMVQAIDNMQKSIKGMLRAVVENSNKISEDSESLSSIAEEMNSSAEAVTLAVGEVTKGATSQAEEMSDITETINEFVSSLDEITAEVNDVDVNSKNIIDLAKDSWIKMNKLATSIKEVTNTFKDFEVKIVQSSEHIKNINEITDFINSIAEQTNLLALNAAIEAARAGEAGKGFSVVSDEIRKLAEQAGQSAEKISGLVGEVYNENKSMVTTTSKVGNDLENQISVVDNALESFTGIVTSINEVIPKINQINRAVVDLNNNKDIISNKVEATAAISEETSAASEEISASSQEMNTSSSTVAKSAANLNDRTREMMNEVKKFKL
- a CDS encoding DUF3862 domain-containing protein — encoded protein: MKSKMKIIFSITMFFALVSVGVIKLNKENAAAYAAKGKALSHHMKNSVKDKKYSMKKFLRINMGMNYKSVENILGVSEKTGQINDKRELMNHQWKNSDDSYIVVITKNNYVVSKIEIGLEKINANISRVKYKKISRGMSYEKVKNLVGKGELLSETNLMGSNSKMYQWVNSDGSSMNITFTNGIVDYKTEKKLK